aaggcagcactacgacacattcggagtgaagcagataccttatagatttgatttcattatgtcagaacagtagcagcacgttttgacttggccatatataattttatcaactatgtagatgtaacatatttaaaaacggttaggtatttcaacttaatttactggataattcaccaaacacttttctctcttggtcatacatcaaaactgtatgttcattaatcttggaataagacggcgaatcctaaaataacaaaaaatgatttgacgctctcttgtggtgtttttttgaagttttgaaaaaatatcgtttttaaaagggcgatttctcaaaaaccgccaataaaggcagcactacgacacagtcggagaaaagaaaataccatatagatttcatttcattatgtcagaacaacAGCAGCACGTTTTTACtaggccatatataataccaaatataacgtctatttacaattttataaacaatgtacaCGTAACATATTGTaaaaagattttgtattttaactaaatttactggataattcatcaaaaagttgcaaattgtataaaacaacaaaaaaatgacttacgccccatagtaattttgtttaatatctcGAACATACCGTTTTTGGAGTGGCGATTTCCacaaaaccgccaataaaggcagcactacgacacattcgaagaaaagcagatactccatagattttgttgaaatacctaaccgtttttaaatatgttacgtctgcattgtttataaaagtttgaatacacgctatgtttggtattatatatggccaagtcaaaacgtgctgctactgttctgacataatgaaatcaaatctataaggtatctgctttactccgaatgtgtcgtagtgctgcctttattggcggtttttgagaaatcgctctttcaaaaacgataatttttcgaaattctgaaaagcgtccacaagagggcgtcaaatcatttttggcattttaagatttgcacactaattccaagtttaatgaacgtacagttttgttgtatacccaagtaaagaaagtatttgatgaattttctagtaaaatttagttgaaataccaaaccctttttaaatatgtcacatctacattttttaataaaattgaaaatatacgctatgtttggaattatatatggcctagtcaaaacgtgctgctcctgttctgacatattaaaatcgaatttataaggtatctgcttctctccaaatgtgtcgtaatgctgcctttattggcggtttccgagaaatcgctatttcaataacgataattttttgaaattttgaaaataatccacaaaaggacgtaaaatgctttttggtattttatactttccgcaacttattccaagtttaatgaacgaatagtatatatgtatgtccaagagaaaaagatgtttgataaattatctagaaaatttagttgaaataccaaaccgttttaaaatatcttacgtctgcattgtttataaaagtttaaatacaCGCTACGTTTGGTATTATgtatgaccaagtcaaaacgtgctgctactgttctgacataatgaaatcatatctataaggtatctgctttactccgaatgtgtcgtagtgatgcctttattggcggtttttgagaaatcaccctttcaaaaacgataatttttcgaaattccgaaaataatccacaagagggcgtcaaatcattttttggcattttaggatttgcacaataattccaagtttaatgaacatacagttttgatgtatgaccaagagagaaaagtgtttgatgaattatccagtaaattaagttgaaacacctaaccgtttttaaatatgttacatctaaatagttgataaaattgaaaattatacgctatgtttggtattatatatggccaagtcaaaacgtgctgctactgttctgacataataaaatcgaatctataaggtatctgcttttctccgaatgtgtcgtagtgctgtctttattggcggtttttgagaaatcgctatttcaaaaacgataatttttcgaaaatttgaaaataatcaacaagaaggcgaaacatgattttccgttatttcatactttccgcaactcattccaagttcaatggaggtacagtatatatgtatgtccaaaagaaaaagatgtttgataaattatctaggaaatttagttgaTATACCAAACCGTTtctaaatatgttacgtctgcattgtttataaaagtttgaatacacgctatgtttggtattatatatggccaggtcaaaacgtgctgctactgttgtgacacaatgaaatcaaatctataaggtatttGCTTTACTCCGactgtgtcgtagtgctgcctttattggcggtttttgagaaatcgccctttcaaaaacgataatttttcgaaattccgaaaaggataCACAAGAgcgcgtcaaatcattttttggcattttaagatttgcacactaattccaagtttaatgaacgtacagttttgttgtatacccaagagaagaaagtatttgatgaattttccagtaaatttagttgaaataccaaaccgattttaaatatgtcacatctacattttttaataaaattgaaaatatacgctatgtttggaattatatatggccaagtcaaaacgtgctgctactgttctgacttattaaaatcgaatctaaaaggtatctgcttctcttCAAATGTGTcgcaatgctgcctttattggcggttttcgagaaatcgctatttcaataacgataattttttgaaattttgaaaataattcacaaaaggacgttaaatgctttttggtattttatactttccgcaacttattccaagtttaatgaacgtatagtatatatgtatgttcaagagaaaaagatgtttgataaattatctaggaaatttagttgaaataccaaacgttttttggatatgttacgtctgcattgtttataactttttgaatacacactatgtttggtattatatatggccaagtcaaaacgtgctgctactgttctgacacaatgaaatcaaatctataaggtatctgctttactccgactgtgtcgtagtgctgcctttattggcggtttttgagaaatcgccctttcaaaaacgataatttttcgaaattccgaaaaggatccacaagagcgcgtcaaatcattttttggcattttaagatttgcacactaattccaagtttaatgaacgtacagttttgttgtatacccaagagaagaaagtatttgatgaattttccagtaaatttagttgaaataccaaaccgattttaaatatgtcacatctacattttttaatgaaattgaaaatatacgctatatttggaattatatatggccaagtcaaaacgtgctgctactgttctgacttattaaaatcgaatctataaggtatctgcttctctccaaatgtgtcgcaatgctgcctttattggcggttttcgagaaatcgctatttcaataacgataattttttgaaattttgaaaataattcacaaaaggacgtaaaatgctttttggtattttatactttccgcaacttattccaagtttaatgatcGTTTAGGATATATGTATgtcaaagagaaaaagatgtttgataaatcatctaggaaatttagttgaaataccaaacgttttttgaatatgttacgtctgcattgtttaaaactttttgaatacacactatgtttggtattatatatggccaagtcaaaacttgctgctactgttctgacataatgaaatcaaatatataagatatctgcttttctccgaatgtctcgtagtgctgcctttattggcaatttttgagaaatcgccctttcaaaaacgatattattttgaaattccaaaaaaaatccacaagagggcgtaaaatgattttttcggTATTTCCTACTTTACGCAACTCCTTCCAAGTTTAATGGACGTACAGTATGTATGTATACCAAAAGAAaatgatgtttgataaattatctagtaaatttagttgaaataccaaacggtttttaaatatgttacgtctgcattgtttataacattttgaatacacactatgtttggtatcatatatgaccaagtcaaaacgtgctgctactgttctgacataatgaaatcaaatctataaggtatctgctttactccgaatgtgtcgtagtgctgcctttattggcggtttttgagaaatcgccctttcaaaaacgataatttttcgaaattccgaaaaggatccactagagggcaaatcattttttggcatcttaagatttgcacactaatttcaagtttaatgaacgtacagttttgatgtatgaccaagagagaaaagtgtttgatgaaatttagttgaaatacttaaccgtttttaaatatgttacatatacatagttgataaaattgaaaatgatatgctatgtttagtattaaatatggccagatcaaaacgtgctgctactgttctggtttggtgaaatcgaatctttaaCGTATCTGCTGTTCTCCAAAAGTGTCGtattgctgcctttattggccatTGTCCAAGAAATCGTCACTCCAAAAACGGCATGCttgggaaattgaaaaattatatataggttgtaagacatttttcactttttcatacaatttgcatcttattccaagtttaattaacacacagtatcggtgtttgaaaaagtaagaaaatggaatattacgatattaggtgagtttatttgaaataccaaaccttttcaaaatatgtgaacatctacgctattcaaatatttgagatatacgctatgtttggtattataaaggccaagtcaaaacgtgctgctactgttatggtatagtgaagtcgaatctaaaaggtatttgcttttttccgaatgtgtcgtagtgctgcctttattggcggttttcgagaaatcgccctttcaaaaacgaataTTTTTCGGAATTCAGAAAAGAACCCATTATAGAgagcgtaaaatgttttttttttattttaaactttcccaattaattcttagtttaataaacgtacagtattcatttgtgacaaagagaaaaatatatttgatcaattttccagcagcttcagttgaaatacaaatccctattaaatttgttacgtcgacaatgtttataaaactgagaatacacgctattttggtattatatgtagccgagtcaaaacatgctgccactgttttgttatagtgaaatcaaatctatagggtATATACTTTTTCCAaagtgtcgtagtgctgcctttattggcggttttcgagaaattccccttccaaaatcgataatttttcgaaattttgaaaagaatccacgagagggcgtaaaatatttttttggtattttatacttttcttctgcaactcattctaagtttaatagacgtacagtattaatgtgtgacaaagagaaaaatatatattttatcaattgttcagcaaatttagttgacatacaattcctttttaaatttgtttcgtccacattgttcataaaattgaagagtatacgctatgtttggtattatatatggcaaagtcaaaacgttctgctaccgttctgacataataaaattgaatctataaggtatgtgcttttctctgaatgtgtcgtgatgctgcctttattggcggtttttgagaaatcactaatccaaaaacgataattttcgaaattctcaaactaattcaagggggtgcgcaaaatttttattattactttatactttctgaaacttattctaactttaatagacgtacagtattgatgtgcgacaaagagaaaaagatatttgatcaattatcctgcaactttagttgaaatacaaacccttttttaatatgttacgtacctttgttttaaaaatcgaggaatatacgctatttttggtattatatatggccaagtcaaaacgtgctgctactgttctggcataataaaatcgaatctataatgtatgtgcttttatccgaatatgtcgtagtgctgcctttattggcggttttcgaaaaaatcgccattttaaaaacgataattttttgtaatccagGACAGAATCCACTAGAAGTCGCAAatgattttttgctgttttatacttcccgcaacgtattccaagtttaaaagatgtacagtattaatgtgtgacaaaaagaaaatgatattttatccattatctagcaaatttagttgaaatacaaaatcaattttaaatttgttacgtccatgccgttattaaaatttagattacacgatatgtttggtaatctatatggtcaagccaaaacgtactgctactgttctgttatagaaaaattgaatttatatggtatctgcttttctccaaatgtgtcgtggtgctgcctttattggcggttttcgaggaatcgaggttccgaaaaggataattttccgaaactttgtatttgcggaatacctaaaaattcatttttcgcttagtTAGTCTTTTTTTGAGCactattttcttgttaaatttaatgtattcattcagtttaaagatttttcatctattttcgtgacaatattatattttgatcagcattttcaattttcatatttacctatAAATGAACACTATATGCGCGTGgaacctatattcaatgtgtaaaaatattctggctgaaagtgctgctagcttcacagtggtaaAAAGCACTCAATAATGAAAAATACCGAACGCCAGTGGAAAATTGAGCAAGTCAATCAAAGGATGCGTTTCCTCAAATCTACTTTCATAGACCTCAGAAAAACGACTTGATTTGCATTGATAGTCTCAAAAAATTCCCATACgtttaaaaatgtgtttcaTATTtcgtaattaatttttaattctctatagttgaataaaaaaaaaataaaaaaaaacttatattcTTATTATGCGTAGCAGagtttattatattaatttgttaaattatttaaaaaaaagttacatttttcaAAAGATGGCGCATCAAATTCGCGTAAAAAATATTGACAGTTATTGTAAATATTCTGTCTAAATTTCTACAATGGCATCTTCTTTCAGGCGTTAGTTGCAACTTGCAACAATCTTCAGTCGTGATGGCGTGATGCATACACGAAAATAAGCAAAATACAATATTCTCGAATTTTGTAGCATTTACTTTAGCAATTATAGATAAACACAAACTTTAACTTTTCTGCAAAGTAGCAAACGTTGAATAAAACTGGTTTatttaaagatatttttttttatcgtaagCATCAAGTTAATTTTCTGCAGTTATACCGTAATTGGAATTTATATAGTGGCACAACGATTTTAAATGTTATGATAAAAAGCGCCACCTTCCCCGTAGCTAAGGGGAAATTAATAAAATGGAAGTTTGTCTCATAGTTGTGCACTTTTCCGTCCTCGATATTTAGGTGGTTGTTGCTTGATGTGTCATATGTGCAAGGTTAATCAACTTAGTAGTAAGAGCATTAGGAACAAGGATTCTTTCACCAGAGATTATCAACTCTTTGTAAATTGTCAGCTCATCACGTACACGTACATGATAAAATGTTTGTAAAGCAGAATCAACATCTTTTATGTAAGGCCATCCATTACAAATGTAACCTTTCATTTTAGACAGCATTGCAGCATTACATGTAGCTTCTAGTAGTTCAAgtaatgaaatgaataaatcaGTATCCGTAGTATCCATCTTCGCAATCAACATTTTCAGTAGAATCCAGGGGTAATTTGGATAAAGCAtcagcaaatttattttcagcacCAGATTTGCATTTCACTGTATAATCATAGTGTAGCAAACGAGCATTCCATCGATCAACTCTCATAGATTGTCGAGTATTTCCTTGAGATGTAAGCAAAGTAGTAAGAGCTTGATGATCAGTTTGCAGTTTAAATTTTCTACCCCAGATGTAGTTATGAAAATTTTCACATGCCCATACACAAGCAAGTGCCTCACGTTCACCAACGGAgtactttttttcattttcagtaagTGTTCTGGATGCACATGTTATAACACGTTCAGTCTTATTTGCATCAATTTGACTCAAAATATCACCCAAACCATAGCCAGAAGCATCAGTAGTAattataataagcaaattaggaTCATAAAAAGCAAGCGTAATATGGTCAGAAATACACTTTTTAGTAGCAATAAAACTTTTCTGAGCATCAGTATTCCAGCAAAAAGTAACATCTTTGCGCAAAAGACGTCTCATTGGTTCAACaaaattatgacaaaatttAGAATAATATCCAATCAAACCAAGAAAGGAACGTAAAGAAGTAGTGTCATGAGGGGAGAGAGCATCCAGTATATATAGCATTAGACAATTTAGGGTGTGGCATTAAACCCTGAGTAGTAAGAACATGtctgaaaaaaaatcaattttgtcaACATTAAACCCACATTTATCATTCAATTTGAAACCAAGCTTCAAAAGTCGttcaaaatttttatgtaaattAGCATCATGTTCTTGATTGGTGCGACCCCAAATTACAATATCATCAAGTATATATAAACATTTAACACTTTTTAAAACTTCAAGAACAGATACCATCATCTTTTGGAAATCACTAGGAACAGAGACTAAACCAAAACAAGCACAACGAAAACGAAATAAACCATCATGTGTAACAAAAACAGTTAAATCTCTACTTCCCTCAGCTAAAGCTAATTGATGATAAGCAGAAGCAAGATCCAATGTTGAAAAATACTTGGCACCATGCGTTTCCCTAAATATTTCATATACTGTAGGCAAAGGAAATTCATCAACCACAATCATTTCGTTAACTTTTCTTAAGTCTTCTTTCGAACTACGACTACTGGTGAAATATATTCAGAGGAATTAATCTTTTCAATTATATTAGCATTTTCTAACTGTTTCAATTTAACAGTAACACCATCACGGATAGAAAAAGGTAATCGTCTCAACTTTTGTTGGAGTGATTTAgcatcttttttcatttttactttaTGCACAAACCCTTTAATAGTTCCAGCAATAGGTTCAAAACATTCAGCATATTTAACAAATTCAGACCCTAAGCCTTTTGGCAATTTGTAGGAAGCATTTGTATCAGTATGCATCACAGACATACTTGTACCATCAAGTTTCACATGTAAAATATCACGTTCCAGCAATGAAAGACCTTCTTTCTCCCTAATACTATTGCCGGATTTACCATTGTAAGAAAGATTAGCATGGAAACAACCGAAcaagttaattttgattttggaGTAGGATGTAAGAATTATTGTAGGTTTCATCAATTTcagattagaaaaatatttgcgaTAAAAGTAACGCGATAACAATGTAACTGGACTACCAGTATCAACAAGAAAAAATAGTAGTGTACAATTAATACACAATTCAACAGTCATGTCGGTACTGAGACATGTCGCGTGAAAGATTGCTGAGAAACAAGTTAATGGCAATGAGCAGTTACGGTTTTGGcgaaaaatacacaaaaattgcttGACCGTTATATTTCGAAAGGGTTGACGCAAAGAAGTTGTTAGACTTGTAGTATTCTTGGAGAAAAAAAGAGTGTGAGTTTGCTTGAAGGAGGAAGAATGTCACATTTACATTTGAAGTGGAAAAGTTTTAAATAGGGCCAAAGTCAATCACCGGTAAGCTACTGATGAATATTCATGTTTTTGTTACAGTTTTAATTCTTTTTATCACCACGAGCGTCCACATTCACGTCGGCGTTGGTTATCTTCTCATTTCATAATAATAGCCCGTGGGTACGTTGTGGCGTTAAGAAAATTATAGGTTTGTATTACGGGATTCACTGAAGCGTTAGACAATGATCATCATACAGTGATATTCCACGCTGTTCACTTGCTCAGATGTGTGTGATTTTGGGGAGGAAGTATAAGAGGGCAGAATGAAAGTGAAAAGATAGTGGGGGATTCGATAAAATACTATATTGTATTTGCAACTCAGATAGACaatgttttatttgaactaTGAAACCATATATTTTACTGCAAACCAGCCACAAAAGCTTACTAAGATCTACATGACATTTAAATAAAGGAAGAGTCgtttgaaatgaaatttgaataacaaCATTTTATAATATGATGGACAGCCATTGGCATTTAATACAATATTGACATCAGGCGTATACAAAACTGCCGCAGGCATATTGCAAATATCAAAATGGTATGTCAAACTAGTTATTGCAATAGCTTTTCAATACAATGAGAGAGGTTTTTATCTCTTAGAAACTCTATTAGATTTCCAATGTTTCTTTTATAAACATATTCTcttggaaattgaaaatttgcCACTCGAAAGTAAATGTAAAACAGCAAAACAATTTGTTTCAGCCCTATTACATGGCATGGAAGATCAAGTGGAGGCCAGTAATGTTCTTAtttcttattattatttcaactaTATGCCTGATTCTCTTCAAAGAAAAAGAAATGCGGTGAGTTGAGTTGATGAAATCTATGCAGACATTTTAGTATTGAGGCTTTGTTATAGCATCACAACGGGTTTATATTTTACAGCTACTTTACGTTCGATCGCATTGAAAAGTTCACTGTACCGGAAACGATGCACCTTGCTGTCGTATCCTGTGGAAGACCAGGCTATATTGGAATCAAGGTACTatgattttaatttataaaaaccGTGAAAGTGTGCCGCAGTCATTTGTGGATCCTATCATGTTATGTTTACATTGGATCTCATAATTCCAGCCATAATATAGTGATTCGCGTAATGGAGAATCatgcaaaaaattattattattattaaaacgCAAAATGTAGCAAGACTATGCATGttctatttttaacaaattaacAGTCACAAATTcatgttatataaatatatatttcaggatTTCTCAAAACCATTGGACCAAAGTTTAACAATGATCAAATCAGCTTCAATGTTTGCCAAATCCCCATTACATATTCATATATTCACAGAGGATGAGATAAAGGGTTTGTTTGAAGAAGAGGTAGGCTATGTTAGTTCCAAATCCCAACTGTGGGGCTCATCTCTGCGGTGACGTCATACAAttgttataaatatgaaaaatacctGTGTTAATGCCACACGTATATTGAATAATAAGTTgcattttcaaacaatttgaGGAGCTCAAGGCTGTAATGAAAAGTCATGACATGACtttgtagcgaatgtgcattgtgtaactatggattataatgtatttaaccctttcatattacatgctattaatatgaaagggttatttcattataatccatagttacacaatgcacattcgctacaacTTGACGTAGTATTACTATAATACAATATTGAAAGATAGAATTTTCTGATGTGGAGATTGCTTGCACCCCATTTATTTGCATAATATGTAGTATGAGCAACATCAGAGCAACGACAAAAACATTACGCCATATGTCATATATTACTTTTGTCATATTTTAGATAAAATC
This is a stretch of genomic DNA from Styela clava chromosome 2, kaStyClav1.hap1.2, whole genome shotgun sequence. It encodes these proteins:
- the LOC144432004 gene encoding uncharacterized protein LOC144432004 → MTVELCINCTLLFFLVDTGSPVTLLSRYFYRKYFSNLKLMKPTIILTSYSKIKINLFGCFHANLSYNGKSGNSIREKEGLSLLERDILHVKLDGTSMSVMHTDTNASYKLPKGLGSEFVKYAECFEPIAGTIKGFVHKVKMKKDAKSLQQKLRRLPFSIRDGVTVKLKQLENANIIEKINSSEYISPVVVVRKKT